Genomic DNA from Colius striatus isolate bColStr4 chromosome 7, bColStr4.1.hap1, whole genome shotgun sequence:
CCCGAGGTGGCCCCGACGGCACTGCCCTGGATGTCCTCGCCATCCCTCCCCGGGGTGGCCCCCATGCCGGTACCCGGCCACAGCCTCGAGCGTCCGCTCCCGCGTCCCTCCCGGCGGGACGGGAAACCGAGTCAcggcggggctgggggagaCACGGGCGCGCGGACGGCGGCGGGACCTCcgcgccgccagggggcgccgcGCGGCGGTGGCGCGCCCCGCTCCGCCATCCCTGCGGGCCGGAAGTGCGTCGGGGCGCGCGGACGCGGCGGGCGTTGCCATGGAGGAGCTGAGCGCGGCGCTGGCCGCTGGCGCGGCCCTGTCCGGGCCCCACAGCACGGCCCGCCCGCACCCGCGCCTGGCCGCCTACAAGCCCCGCGGCGGCCCGGGGCAGGCCGAGCGCCGCCTCCGCCTCCTCCGCCTCCAGAGAGAGTGAGTGAGCGAGCGAGCTGCGGCTGGGGCGCTGCGGCGGGCGCGCCCGTGCTGGGCGGACGGGGCTGGGGTGTGGGGAGCCTGCCCGGCGCTGCCCGGGGGGCTGGTCTGTCTGCCGCAGAGGGCAAGCCGGGTTCTgtccttccctccttccaggAGGCGGCTGGACTACGTGAACCATGCCAGGAGGCTGGCAGAGGACGACTGGACCGGAGTGGAGAGCGAAGGCGAGGGggaagaggcagaggaagatgcagaggaagaggagatggaCGTGGATGCTGGCAAGAAGTTGCCCAAGCGCTACGCTAATcaggtgaggagctgcccatCTCTGCCACTGCCTGCTTCCCCTCCAGGGGCAGCAGGTGGGAAGGCGGGGCTGGTGATGctgaggctgggctggatgtggAGAGCAGCCGTGGTGATGGCTGTGTTGGATCTGAGGACAGAGTGTTGTGCCTGGCTTGCTTCTCAGTGACGAGCCATGCCTCTGTTCTCCTGCCCCTTAGCTGTGCTGCATTCAAACGAGGAACAGGCAGAGACAGGTCACCTGCATACTTTAGGAGGTTTCAGCTCAGCTAGCAGCATTCATATCCTATTGTGCAGCAATTGGTCAAAGATGCTCAGCTCATGGGTTTTATTGGCCTTGGATGCCATATTGGTCTAAAAAGACACACAGCCAGACAGCCTCTGAAGAAGCCAATTTGTGTGGGCTCCTCACTTCTAATGTCTGTGAATCGCTAAGCTCTGAcgtatatttaaaaataaagtgctAAAGTGAGGCTGCAGTGGGGACTAAGGTAGGGGGGTGCCCAAGTGAGGCCAGTGAGCCCTGTGCTGTGGTCTGAAGCTTAGTCAGCAGCTGGGAAGCAAGAGAAAGATTGGGGGAAGAGAGTTATGTGGGTTGgtgagagagggagggagctgcttTGGTGCTGCAATGCAGGGTGACAAGCAGTGCCAATGAAGTGCCTAGTACTTCACTGTGAAGTGCCTAGTACTGCAGCTGAAGCCAAGTCCAAACCTTCTTGCATTATCTGTGACTTTTCCATAACTTCAGGACACTTGTTgctaacttgatttttttttttcccctggatttCTCTGTAGCTGATGCTGTCAGAATGGCTGGTCGATGTCCCCCTGGATCTGGAGCAGGAGTGGGTTGTAGTGGTGTGTCCCGTTGGGAAAAGGGCACTAGTTGTGGCGTCCAGGGTAAGCGGCAGCAGCGGCAGTGTCTCACCGTCTAGAGATGGGCCCTGATGCATTTCCCAGCCAACACAAGTTTCCCACAAGTATCTGGCTTGcctttacttttttcttcctctcccttttcctgCCAGGGCACAACAGCAGCCTACACCAAGAGTGGCTTCTGCGTCAACAGGTTCCCATCCCTGCTGCCAGGGGGAAACCGGCACAATTCAACGAGCGAGAAAGGTAACAGTGTGAGGAGGCCCTGAGcacaggagagggagggagaactGCCTGTCCCTCTGAGCCTGTATGCCACATGCTCAGTGCTGCTCCTCTGGCTCCCTTACAGCCTCGCAGCTGTGCCTTTTCCTGGTGCTGGAGGAAGCTCACTTCAGGCCTGTTCATATATCCCTGGGGGTAACTAGAGGTGGACAGTACACAGTCCCTTTATACTAGATAAGAACTTTTTTAGTTAGCTGCCTGGTTGACAGACACTCTTAAACCTCAACATCCTCTCGGTCTTACAACTGCGAGCTGTGTATGGCCTGATCCTTCTTAATACCTCTTGCAGTTGCTTTTTGGCTCTGAGGAGGGGTTACTGTTTGATAAGTGCCATTTTCTGAAACATGCCCTCTCTCGCTGTACCTCTGGCTAGTATGTTTGCAGCCCTGTTGCAAATGGCTAAAGGCTTTTTGTGGTCACAGCTTCTGTTATCAGAAGGGGATCCCTCCACACCTCACAGCCTTCCACGAGGGCAGCCTTAGTGCAAGCTCTGCATTGGCTTCTTGGGTTGGGCTGGTCTGTGGAGCACATCTGGACCTGCCTCTGTTTGTGTGCACAGTGTACTGCATCTTGGACTGCATCTACAACGAGGCAGAGCAGACGTACTATATCCTGGATGTGATGTGCTGGAGAGGACACCCAGTGTACGACTGCCAGgtgctgccctgctccccccTCCCTTTTGTTCCCTGTTCCCTGAGACGCTTTTGCTGGATGTAGCCTGCtgtgcagtgggatggggatTTCATCTAAACACCAGCATCTGTCCAACTTACAACCTGCTGACTACTGGAGTAACTGGGTACATCTTTTGTGGGTATCAGGGGAAGAAGCAGAGTTTggggtgctgcaggagcagctgagtTTGTAAATGTCCCAGGCAGTGGAGAGGCTGGGCAGGTGCTGATCGATGCCGTCTGGTGGACAGTCATTAAGTTTCTGCCTCCTTTCACAGACCGACTTCAGGTTCTTCTGGCTCTTCTCAAAGATCCAAGAGGAGGAAGGGCtgggagagaaaagcaagatTAATCCAGTAAGTTCTTTTGTgcttggaggaggaggatgggggtGAGCTCTCCTGTTCAGCAGACTTCAGCACTTTCAGGGGCagaagctttttgctttttttttttttttccccacacagcTCAGGCTTCAATGTGTATTCCAGACAAAATCAGATGCCGTGTTCAGGATGTAAATAGAGCCACTGAATATTGTAAAATGAGTGTGGCTTTCGCCCCTGCCAGCCaaagtgctgagggagaccaGACTGCAGGGTGTCAGTTAACTTCACTGCCGTTTTTAGCTTTCACTTGAAACAGAATGGAGAAACAATGTGGTTTCCACGGGGCCGGTGTTGGTTGCAGCCTatgcagccttttttttttttatagcctTGTGGGCCCACTAGGTAAGAGGAAAAGTTGGTAAAGCTTTAGCCTTCCCTTCTGCCTAACCTGGTCACTGATATTGTTGGGGTGGTCACTGGATTGCCGCCTGGAGTCCCTGCAGAGCAAGGAGAAAAAGTCTTCTCTTGAGGACTTACGTATGGAGGTCAGACCTAGAATCCGCGACAGCTCAGAATGACATTTTGGGGGACAGACCTAAGAGATGGAGCAGCCTGGCTTACGAGGCACAGTTTACAAAGCAGGACCTGAGGGCTGTGCAACTCTCCATGTGTGCCCAGGTAGGGCCGAGCTAGCAGTTCCTGGGGGTGAGCCAGGTCAGTCACAAACGAGGACGTTGActcctgtgcctgcagcagaggTTCCCGTGTTTGGAGAACATGCTGTTCGGACTCCAACAGGAATATCCAGAAAACAGCTACCTAATGAAAGGGGAGTTGTTTCAGCTTTCATTTCCCGGGTGGAAAGATTTGCTTGGCTGAGccagcagcctggagcagaCATCTGTCTGCTTTGCATCCTGCCCAGAGGTCATCATTTTCTAGTTTGGTTAAAAGAGCATCTCAGGGTCAGCTCTTCTGAAAATCCTCCCTCCAGCCTCAGATGCCTGGAAGAAAGATAAGGGGAGTGTGGGAGAGCTGTGCCCTGAGTCTCTGCCATCCACCTCACTTGGTACTCGGTGCCAGAGAGAGGGTTGTTTGGAACTGGGATTATAAGATACCTGAAACAGGTAATTCTAGGCGCTCAAAGTTTCATGCTGTCTGTGCATTGTGGTGGCAGTCCATGGGGCTTCTTTGAAAGGTCATCTCCCGTTTCTGGAATGAGATTAGTGaaactgcagcactgctggagaGGTGGTGGGAGGTGTCTCTGAGACCCattcccaccccatcccctctGTTGGCTGGGCTGCTGTAGGTTTCTAGGCAGGTACTCTCAGTCGCTCTGGCAGGATACACCTGGCACAGATGGACAGCTTGGGCCTGCTTTGGCTCTAGGTCTGGGATTTGCTTACAAATTGCTTTGTGAATTGTGTCAGAGGTCTCTCTGTGCCAATAACCTGTAGTAATTGCCAAGACCAGTAACTAGGGAAAGAGTAAGGGCTCAGAGATGCCTGCCATGCCCCCTGACTTCACCAGCAAGGGGTTGCCCCAAGGTCATGGAGTTGATGGCCATCACTGGACCTGCCTTCCAGGAGCTGCTCTAATCCTCTTTTGAGCCTATTTGAGCTTCTGGGCCACTGATACCCTGTGGCAGGAAGGCCAGCAGTTTACTGATTTGGTCCCTGCTTGAGATCTCTCTCGTCTCTTTCTGATGCCTGTCCCTCACCCTTTCTCTCTCGTGCTGGATCTTGCATTGGCTTCTTGGGTTGGGCTGGTCTGTGGAGCAGGAGTTCCTCCTGAACTGCCTGCACACCAGCGCTTGATTCAGTGACTTATTCTGCTGTAGCCCGTGCAGTTGTCTCTTCTAACCCTCTCTTACTCTTTCAGTATAAGTTCGTGGGCCTGCAGAACTTCCCCTGCTCCTCGGACAGCCTGTGTAAGGTGCTGGCTATGGACTTCCCCTTCAAGGTGAGAACATGCAGGTGGGGGCCTAGACCTCAGCCTTAGAGCCAGCCCCGTTGCACATCTGCCAGTGCTTGGAGAGAGGGGCATGCCCTGCTCCTGGGAGCTGTGCTCTCCTGAGGCCCACTGGGGATGCTTCCAGAGCTGTGCTGTTTCCCTGTATGGGGCTTGGAGGCCTTttgtgctgtggctgctctgtTACCCTGTCACCAGGTACAGACTGCACCCAAGCAAATCTAATTAGTTAAACCATAGCATTCCACATGGTTGGGCTGCTTTTGCTGCTCTTGAATTTGATCTGAGAGAGCCTTTGGGGAAGAGGGGGTTGTTGCAGACATGCGGCAtgcctgcagagcagcatgGCTCCGAGccctgtggcagcaggagggacAGCTGACCTTTTTAGGGCAGAAGCTGGCACTGCCTGCTGCTTTGGTTGAGCTCTCTGGTGGGTTCCTTTGTATGGTGGCATTTCCCAAGAGGTCTGCAGGGTGGGCAGAGTGGTggctttctctgtttccttaGCCTAGTGACTTCCATCTGGCTGTCTGCAAGGCAGTCAGCTAGCTTGTGTCTTGTGGGGAGGATAGAGAAGGGAGGGTGTGAGCTCCCTATGCTTTCTGAGGGGTTCAGGTGTTGGTGATGAGTGCCTGAGACATACTGGGGTGTTAGGCTGTAACAGAACTGGCTGGGAGACGTTCAGGTGAGCCTGTCGTGCTATGCAGCTGCTGGATCTTGTGGAGGGGGTGGTGTGAGCTCTGCCTTTTGCCTTGGTACAGAACCAGCAAGGTGCCTTTGGCACCTGCTGCCCTTGGCTCTGGCTTAGGAGTCATTCCCCtagcagagcagctgaaggCGATCCTGTGCTGCCCTTGCTTCATCGGCATTAGCAGGGGggctgccctggcctctctgctgGCGGTGGGAGGAGGGCAGGGTGGGCAAACCAATGTGCTGCCCAGGCCAGCTCGCCACAGTTGTGAGCTGCCAGTTAGAGGCCCTCATAGCAACAGCTCGGGCTGCCTACGACTGCCCTGGGGACTTGGCACTGAAGCAGAGagggtggaggaggaggtgatgcCATTCTGGCACAGTGTCAGTGACAAACACCTGGGAGCCAGAAGCTCCTCTGGCTCCCGTGGGGTGcccaggcccagccccagctcaggaACAGCCTCTACAGAGGTTGCTCATCCCACTAAGCCCAAAGCCACGTTGATTGGGCTGAGTCTCCTGTGCCCTCCCAGCCCAAGGCAGCAATCAACCTAAGGGCAGGTTTAAATTTAAGGGAGATTTGGCTGTGAGGGCTGACTTTGCCTTCTGCTTGCCAAAGCCAGGACAGTCATTAGGGAGAGTCAGAAAGTCCCAGCTCCTTGCTTATCTTGCCAGCCCTGGCTCTGAATGCAGATGGGGGAGCACTAAGAAGGCTTCCCAGCTTTCCTACAGTCAACTTGCTCAATTACAAATGCTCTGAGTGCGTCTGTAGAAACAGCCATTCCTGGCTTTACTGAGGAAAGCTTCATTCTTTCCTGAGG
This window encodes:
- the SNUPN gene encoding snurportin-1, with translation MEELSAALAAGAALSGPHSTARPHPRLAAYKPRGGPGQAERRLRLLRLQRERRLDYVNHARRLAEDDWTGVESEGEGEEAEEDAEEEEMDVDAGKKLPKRYANQLMLSEWLVDVPLDLEQEWVVVVCPVGKRALVVASRGTTAAYTKSGFCVNRFPSLLPGGNRHNSTSEKVYCILDCIYNEAEQTYYILDVMCWRGHPVYDCQTDFRFFWLFSKIQEEEGLGEKSKINPYKFVGLQNFPCSSDSLCKVLAMDFPFKVDGLLFYHKQTHYTPGSTPLVGWLRPYMVPEILGLTVPATKLTAKPDYAGHQLQQIIESKRSKKLAAAKGHPGGAAAARNGHYELEHLSTPQPGNSLEGQDEAESQMEN